The Parambassis ranga chromosome 13, fParRan2.1, whole genome shotgun sequence genome contains the following window.
TTCGGCGCACCGGACCTTCTGAGAACCGAGCCGCCGTCACCGTGGCTGCACTGTTTGTGCTCTGGCTCCGAGGAGCCACCGGCGTGTACCCGGTAACAGGCTAGTCTGTAGCCACCGTCAACAGGCTCATTCACCTCCACGTTCACGTGCTAAGAGACCGGCACCGCACCCACACCGGGAGGACCGGCCCACAGGCTGCGCTAACCCGCAGCTACAGTCCCGGAGCCCTCGGCTGGGCGGCGGACGGACCGAGCCGAGGTGCTCGGGCAGAGCTGCGCGTTAGCCGCTGTTAGCTTCATCCAAACAGAATCTCCGCCATCACAGTCTCAGGAACGTGAACGCATACACGACCAGACGGACAAACTACTAATCGACTCATGGAGCGAGTATCGGCCCCGAACTACACAGATTAACGGTTTAATCCCAGCTTTGCTCGGACATGTCAGATCTTACCTGCACTGTGTCCaggaaaatggaggaaaaaggAAGGCCGCAAGGCACGCTGGGAAATTATTGTAAACAGAGGTGCCCGCGGAGCTGCCTGATCAAAATGGCGGCCACgggaaaaatataaatataaaaaaatataaaacaaacatgaaaaaataaacaatacgCGGTGTGAGGATCAGACAGGGGTCAGTAAGAGAAactaaacactaaaaaatgTTTACGTTTCCTTTCCGGGGTCATCTCTGTATATTAAATGTTTACTGTAACATGCTGTGATTTTAAATGTCACGTGTTTGTATTAACATTAGTGTTGTAGGGACTTTCATTCATAACGTTTGTTGAGAATCAACGACACATGAGCCGCTTCATGTCCATGCTTCATGTCCAGTGTTCTGTCCACACGATGCTGCGATGGTCCAAACTCCGACtcaaattaaaatatttatttaatgacTTAAACTCTTCATACAGACATGTTCAAATCTTTTTACAGTTTTCAGCAAAAGTGAAACAGGTGAAAAGGTCAAACTAAAAAAGTGTGGGTTCGTCCTTTCAGCGGAATGTCCTTTAAACGTCACATGACCCGCTGCCACCAGGAGAACCACAccaagcagaaaaacaggaatCTTTACAGGAGTCACGTGGTCCTCAGTCCAGGTCTGGAGCCTCCGAGCTGAGCGCCTGACCACCCAGctcacctgtcaatcacagcgccccctgcagggcCTGACAGGTTCTCCTGCCCGACTCTTCGGTCTCTGATTGGAGGAGCTGATGGAGTTTGAATTTAGGGCAGAGCAGCGTTTGAGGCCGACGctggggctctgctgctgcaggtgaggcAGGAACTCTGCCCGCTAGTGGCCGGCAGCCATGCTGACATCAGCGGGTGTAGTGTGAGCCTCATtcaacatgcaaaaacaaagatCAGCCGACAGGAGAAGCCGGGCTGCTCCCTCTCCGGGCGGACAGCCTCACCGTGTGTTCACCGTGGGACACAGCACTCCAGCTGGGCTGGACCGCTTTAAACACAGCTGTCGTCATGGCAACATGTCAGTCACATACAGAGTTcatctatatgtatatatacagagTATATCTATACACAAACAGCTGAGAGTCATCAGAAGGCGTCAGGTCGCGTTTTCAACATGAAAAATATCCCAGCATGCAACAGAGGCCACCTGACCCCCCTCCTTTATTCACAGCAGGGGCTTTacctgccccccctccccctcccccctgaGCCTGTGTGGAGGATCAGGTGATCGACCGGCCTGACGCGGCGGGTCACATGTAGTGAAACTGACGGGTCGCCTGTGGATCTGATGGAGACCTAGGAACCCATGACAGGTTCAGCATTAGCATCCTGCACACCTGTTAGCATGAGTCCACATCAGAGATCAACATGGCcgtcagacacagcagcagaggtttggCTGGCTCCATGCTTCACCTCATGCTGTCTGTTAGCAGCCTGCTGTTTGAGCTCCGACAGGAAGTATCAGCTTTACCTACAAACAGCAGCGCTGCAGCCGAACGAAGTACAAGTTCAAACTGATCTAGTGTTTGGAGCCAGCTGTGCTGGATCAGTACCCCACACCACCCCCTCTGTAACCTCAGCCTAAGCCAGCACTGACCCAGGTTAGTGTTGCTTCATGGAACAGTTAGCAGGAACCACCACCTATAACCAGGCGGAGCTGGTTGgagctgtctgagctgctgtaGGAGTCAGTGGGCTCCTCACCACTCACATTAAATAACCCATGTTCAGCCACCTGCAGACTGGCTGCACCTGCAGGGACGTCAGGTCATCAGTGTGTTATCGACTCAGGTCGTTTGTCTGAAACATTAGAGTGACTCCACCGGAGGGTGGAGCCGCTGATCTGTCTCCATCAGCTCCTCCAGACTAACATCAGCTCCACACAAGCTGCCAGGACTCATGGAAGCTGCCAGCGACATGAGAAAAGTCAGCGGCGGTCAGTCAGCGCAGCTTTTAGGTTCAATGTTTCATAAATAATGTTAAACTTGTCCACTTTAAAATATGTTCTTCAAGgaataaaacttaaaaacagaATAAGTTACGTTTAAACTTTAGCTTGAATTTAAACAGCTTTTCACCGGCTTCATCACGCTGACTTTTCTCGGCAGCTTCCAGGTGTCGGCTGTGTTTACGGGTCCTGGTGATGTCATGCAGGTCGTGACAGAAGgcgagctgtgattggctgtgacCAACATGTAGCATTTATAATGAAACCGACTGCAGCGTCACAGGCGGTCTGGCGCCGGCAGCGCTGTCTACATGGTGACGGAGGGTCCGGGTGCAGCGGATGATGTGCTGGTGGAGGTGTGGCGGGGCGGGGCCAGGTCTAGCAGTGCGCTGACAGTTCCGGCCACCTGGGGGAGCCCTTGCTCCTCCAGGATGTGAAGAGGGAGACACAActgactctgcacagacacCATGAAGAAGACACATGGGGCGGGGCGGGGGGAGAACAGatggtaaataaaaacaaaaagctgtaaccatggcaacagaaagGATTAAAAACAAGGAGCAGCAACAGAAAAAAGTGAAGATggaggaaagggagggagagagagaggagtcatgtgactgctgttcACTTtattcatcctcatcatcctcattctTCATCTTATAAAACCTACAGAAGGAACCAGGTCAGAGTCTGTGGGTCCACTGCACGAACCAGAACCTCATGTACagcagggaggggctctgaacACTGGGGGCACTAGTGATGctacaaacagtaaaaacactCCCAAACATAAGGCACAGGGACGGCAGGTCAGCTGGGGGTCATGTGACCCTCCGCCTTCACAGgcgtgtgtttacatgtgtttggtcaggtctcaggtctcaggtctcGCCTGACGCTCTGCCACAGAGCCCACACCTCGCAgagttcacttcctgttctgaGAGCCGAGGAGCCTGCTGGAGGGACCGCTGACCTGATGAAGCTACAGCTCCACCCTCAGTTCAGACTAACAGACCTACATCAACACTGGCCTACTTTAAATGGGTTTTACTACAGGACTGGGACGCCATCTGaagagccaatcagagcagctgGGTGTGGATCAGACGTGTGGTGCCAGGTGTACGTAGAGGGCGCACAGCACCGACATGATGGACAGGTAAAAGAGGGCAAAGCCGGCCAGCTGGACCTGAGGAGAGCGGCTGACCAGGGGCGGGGCCAAcgagagcagcacagagaccGTTCTATAAACCCCGCCTCCCTTTGGGTCCAGCACCTCGCCCACTGAACAGAGacggtcctgtgtgtgtgtgataatggaCACGGTGAGGGAGGCCCATGGACAGGGTGAGGGAGGAGCATGGACGGGGTGAGGGAGGCCCATGGACAGGGTGAGGGAGGAGCATGGACGGGGTGAGGGAGGAGCATGGACAGGGTGAGGGAGGAGCATGGACGGGGTGAGGGAGGCCCATGGACGAGGGAGGCCCATGGACGGGGTGAGGGAGGCCCATGGACAGGGTGAGGGAGGAGCATGGACGGGGTGAGGGAGGCCCATGGACGAGGGAGGCCCATGGACGGGGTGAGGGAGGCCCATGGACGGGGTGAGGGAGGAGCATGGACGGGGTGAGGGAGGACCATGGACGGGGTGAGGGAGGAGCATGGACGGGGTGAGGGAGGAGCATGGACGGGGTGAGGGAGGAGCATGGACAGGGTGAGGGAGGAGCATGGACGGGGTGAGGGAGGAGCATGGACAGGGTGAGGGAGGAGCATGGACACAGTGAGGGAGGACCATGGACGGGGTGAGGGAGGAGCATGGACGGGGTGAGGGAGGACCAGGGGTGAGGGAGGCCCATGGACGGGGTGAGGGAGGACCATGGACACGGTGAGGGAGGACCATGGACACGGTGAGGGAGGACCATGGACACAGAGCGAGACAGGCGCAATATAAAGAGGATTAATGACAGGCGGaatgacagagagacaaaaagagacTGTTAGTACAAGAAGAGGCCGACCTCCACCCACTCACACTGACCTCCACCCACACTGACCACCACCCACCCATTCTGACCTCCACCCACTCACACTGACCTCCATTCTGACCTCCACCCACACCGCCCTCCATTCTGACCACCCACCTACACTGAACTCCTCCCACACTGACTTCCACCTATTCTGacctcctccacccacactGACCTCCATTCTGACCTTCACCCACCCACACTGACCTCCACCCACCCAGACCTCCGCCACCGACATTGACCTCCACCGtctgaccccccccccattcTGACCTCCACCCACACTGACCTCCATTCTGACCTCCACCCACActgtaccccccccccacacggGCCTCCTTCAGCTATGACCTCACCCAGCGTGTCACTCAGCCCAGAGTCAGGTCATCACCTGACCATCTTACCTGTGGCACTCCAATCCTGCGGCACGCCTCCAGGAAGTTCTCCACGTTGCGCCGACATTTGGCCATGGTGAGTTTAGGCTGCAGAGCGGGCAGAAGGTTACTGAGGTGAACACAGACCTCAACAGGCTGTCTGGTCAGTCACTCACCACGGCAGGGGAGGGGACGTGGATGCTGGGGACGGACCGTGGCCTCACGTGATTGGCCAGATGACAGAGCACCACCCCGTCCGTCAGAGCTGCGGCCAGGTCACTGGGCAACGACACCTTGAGACGAGCCTCTATGTTCTAGACAGAGACACGGAGTCAGCCAGTGCAGCCAATCGGAGCATCACAGGCGTGTCCAGGTGGAGGCACTAACCTTCCTCAGCTGCTCCACCAGCTCAGCATCTTGTCCAACCAGAGGAGGCGCAGATGGTGCCTCCTCCTGGCTCTGAGGAGCAGCGACAGTGTcagctggaggacagagagggacgAGCCGTCAGACAGGTTCGTCACAAAGATGGAGGCTTTTTCATTACAGAGCGGCAGCTCacctttcctcttctcctccttctggcCAAGGCGATACAGGAAGCTCTCTGGTCTCACACTGGCTGCACGACAGGAGGCCACGCCCACTGGACCAGGGTAAGAAGGTGACTGATTGGCTGTAAGAGAGCGGGTAGAGTCAGGGTGTGTCTGACACAGTGTTACCATGATCATGGCTGACAGGCTTACCTGTGGGAGACAGAGCGGCTCGGTCCTCGCcctgctgacacacaacacacgaCACGTTACACACAGCTGACGCCGTCATCACAGAGTTCTCTGTGCTCAAACCTGCACCGGGTGCATGTATGGATTTATGATGGAGGTAGTGTCATCATGCCAATCTAACCATAAGTAACAGATGGGTCTGAACATGTCTCCTTTGTTATGAGAATGTGTCTGGAAACCCTTGTGTCTGATGACAAGCTGTAAACTGTAAGACCTGAGGCAGTGAACCCTCCAGGTCCAGACTGCTCCAACCTGACCAATGACCAGCTACACAGAGCTTGTCAATGCTCAGGGTCTGCTGCAGGGGTGTTGAGCTGGTGAGCTGTTGTCTTAGTGTTTGTGGGGCTCAGAAACACAGATTTCAAAGGGTTCAGATGCACCCCAAAGATTCACTGGCTGTTTCCACTGGTGGATGATAAATAACGATAAATAACGATAAATAATGATAAATAACGATAAATAATGATAAATAACGATAAATAACGATAAATAACGTGATCTGGGAATGGAGGTTCCAATTGTCCCACAAACTGACACAAACAGACCCGTCTGAAAGGGAGGCAGCAGGAGGACGtctgacagagcagctgcaTGCAGTACCTGCAGCACCCAGGAGGAGGCGCTATGAGAGGTGTGAGAGCAGCAGCCGTctacagacagaggacacagagacaaacacccAAACAGCAGAAGGATGGGCAAAGAGAACAGACAGACATAACTGTCAGACTAGTGGTCTGAGGGTGGAACTGCAGCCGTTACAGGGAGACTGGTGAcacctgtttttaaatgttcatcAACATGTTACAACTGACATCagactgacactgtgtgtgtaaaagtaaaTATGAAGGATGGACAGatggaagaggaaggaaaagaaagagttAAAAAGGATTGACTTTACATGTGATTTAACTTAAAGTCCAAACACACCGCTGTGACCTGCTCAGTCAAGCAGAGGGaagaacacacagaaacctgaCACCATGACACAACCCagctgcagtaaacatgctgctggctcacacatgaaaacacatcacgCCTGCAGTGAGGCGACAGGAGAGGCTGAAGACAGGAGGACTCAGGGGCGGGGCTTAAATGAAAGGGGGTGATGGGTGTTCATGCTGCAGTGGTTACCCAGGAAATGGTGATGTCACATGCAGGTGTACAGAGGTAGAGGGGCATCCATCAGTCAGATTTGTGTCAAATGAGTGACGCGGACACACCGGCTAGCTTCCAGAGGATGAAACATCCTTTACATGAcagctgctaatgctaaagctaatgCCAGATGAGAAGGAGCATGACATGAATCTGTTTCAGACTGTAACTGTGTCCTGATGAAACATAAATCTGACCAATTTCTGCTTTTGTTTAGGAAATACACTTTTGGGGGTGTGGCCAGTTCTTACCATAAAGAGGGCGGAGTCATCTGTGTGGGTGGAGCGTCTGGAGGGGTAGACattctgaacacacaaacatcccacacacacattaacaaagacacacagacgtGACGTAAACAGGTGGAGATGGGAGGGCGGTCTAAAaggagggggcggggctaaaACACAAACGGTTCTGTTGATTCTCTGATCTAAAGAGAACAGAAGCTGTCAGAGCCTCACCTCAGAGTCTGGACTGGACTTTGGACTCAGAGCCGCTTTGTGCTGAAAAACAGACCAAGAGTCAACGTGATGGAACACCGAGACACCGTCGGGGACTGGGGGACTGGTCATACCTTGGAGTAGGTGGTGGCGACGTCTCTGTGCAGAGGGCGGGTCTTGTGTCTCTCCTCATCGTACCTCTGAGCAGCGAGCTGAgcctccctcctcatcctctccacgCCTCCCCCTCTCTGAGACACACAGGTGGACAgggacagacagtcagtcctgaGGCGGCGGTCTCTCAGCTTTCTATCAGATGGACACGTTACCTGACTTTGGGAGACAGAGGGGGCCGTGATGCCGTCGACCACACTcctgccagacaggaagtgaagacaggaagtcagaggacagacatgGTCTCAGTTCACACAGACTGAACTGTTTTCTGtacctgttgtgttttcttgcGTCTTCTGTCCGGGACAAACTGCTTTTTACAGGAGAGCCctaaagacagagacaggaaatcAGCGACGTTTCAAAATACATGCTGTGAAGCAGGAAGTGGAGCAGGCAGTGAAGTCACTGAACGGCGTCGTGTCATTGGTCAGCAGGTGTCTCATCTGTACGCAGAGCTCCTACCTCTCTGGTGATGCGCCTCTCGATGTAGGCCATAAACTGAGAGCTGAGactgctgctgtctcctctccctcgactcctcccctcctcctcctcctcctcccccacacAGCTGTCAATGAAGTCGATCTGCTCCAACTCCACATCTGTacacagaacacagagctgaagctgCAGCGCCTCAGTATGTTTAGAGGCACAGCTACATCTACATGCCTGCAACTCCTGGACCACATTTAAGCCGATGTAAGACTCACATGTTCCGTTAGCGAgtgccgctcctcctcctcctcctcgctgtctCGGCTCTCTGCTGATCTCGGCCACTCTCTGTGGCAGCTCTGACAGCTCATCTGAAGGCTGCACACAAAGGAAGTACAGCTGTGTCCAATTTAAcaggagtgtgagtgtgtgtgtgtgtgtgtgtgtgtgtgtgtctgacctcgTTCCCCAACCATCTCTTGTCTCCACTGTCAACACTGTTGAAGCCAGAGTCCAGCGCTCCGTACGGTCGGCTCGGATACAGCTCGTCCACACtgacagagcagagacacagtcAGCTTTGATCTGAAGGGCCTGCAGAACGTGAGGCTGCTGATGAGGTAATacaccagctgtgtgtgtgtgtgtgtgtgtgtgtgtgtgtgtgcattgtgagTGGCAGGTTCAGaccaggaggtcagaggtcgccTGTCGTAGTCAGGAAGGTCAGGCGTCGTCTTGCTGGCCTCCATGTTCAGATACTTGAATATATGTACCTTTCCTTTGATGCAGAtctgcacagaacacacacacagtcacatctgACACATTCAGCAGGACACCAGTGacgtcacttcctgtgtgtacctgtgcagGCGGGGTCTGCAGAGGGTTGTTGTCAAGGACGATGGCCTGTAGCTGCGCCAGCCGACGGTAACAGACGGGGATGCACGTCACTTTGTTACAGGAGAAATCCAGACGCACCAGAGGAAGGTCTGCCAACTCTGAGCAAGGCAAACAAGCGGTTAAACACACAGCACCAGCGGGTGCAGCTGTGTGAGTCATAGCGTGTGTGTACCTGGAGGCAGAGTGACCAGGTGGTTCCTCCTGATGTTCAGATCTCTGAGAGCCTCCAGCTGACCCACCTGAGATGGTAACGCCTGGATCTCATTACAGCTCACATCCTGCAGCGATCAATACCAGGTTCAATACCACAGCTGATAAGTCCATCAATAACAGTGTCAACACACTGACCAGCTCAGTGAGGTGTCTCAGCTGTCCAAGTTCTTCTGGCAGAGAAACCAGTTTGTTGTTGCAGGCGATCAGGACCTTCAGAGGGAGGCTGCAGACGACCACAGGGAGGACCGACAACTGGTTCCGGCTGTGGGGTTCAGCATGGTCAGACTGGCTTcagactgcgtgtgtgtgtgagagtgtgtgtgtgtgttaccttagGTTCAGATAGGTGAGGGCCTGTAGGTTCAGCAGACCTTCAGGCAGGGACCTCAGGCAGTTCTGGTACAGGTTCAGACTctccagagacacaaacagacacacctcCAGAGGAAGGTCCGACAGACGGTTACGAGACAgatctgaacacacagagtttACGTTGTGAGCTCCAGGATTTCTGCTTCACCCTGCTAAATTATGTCGAACTCAGGCAAATGATTTTGTCTTTCTAACCCCCAGTCCTCTGCACACGGGCGGAGCTGTCACAtgactgagctgctgagacaacATGGACCACTGAAGAGTGAGAACAGCAAAGCtctgttgttctgctgtgtggCTGATGACATGAACTATTTATATATGTCAGACAGCTGGGTTCTGCTGCTCCACTTCCAACAGGATGAACCacattcacttcctgtttctgaccTCCCATCACACAGAAGCCTCTACCATGACAACACATGGCAGACTGAGGAAGGGCCTGACGATCAGCTGATCAGtatcaacaacacaacatgttgTAACAGACGACAACCAGTTAATACAGTTTAGATCTGTGCTGCAtctggttcacacacacagacacacacacagcttctatATTTATCTCAGCAGCACCTGGCAGTCAGGAAGTACACATCACCATGGTGAtaactacttcctgttttaaaaCCGCCTGTGATGCTCATGTATCCATCATCACAGTGTCCTGAAGTGACCAcgtcctgctgcagcctgccggggtgtgtgtgtgtgtgtgtgttgttgttggtgtgtgtgtgtgtgtgtgtatgtgtgtgtgttgttggtgtgtgtgtgtgttattgttggtgtgtgtgtgtgtgtggtgtgtgttgttgtgtgtgtgtgtgttgttggtgtgtgtgtgtgtgtgttgttgtggtgtgtgtgtgtggtgtgttgttgtggtgtgtgtgtggtgtgttgttgttggtgtgtgttgttgttgttggtgtgtgtgtgtgttgttgttggtgtgtgtgtgtgttgtgtggtgtgttgtgttggtgtgtgtgtgtgttgttgtggtgtgtgtgtgtgtgtgtgtgtgttgttgtgtgtgtgtgtgttgttgttgtggtgtgtgtgtgtgtgtgtgtgtgttgtgtgtgtgtgtgtgtgtgtgttgttgttggtgtgtgtgtgtgtgtgtgtgtgttggtgtgtgtgtgtgttgttgttggtgtgtgtgtgtgtgtgttgttggtgtgtgtgtgtgtgtgtgtgttgttgttgttggtgtgtgtgtgtgtgtgttgttgttggcgATGAAGCTGAACCATGTTCTCAGTTTCTGATCAGACCGTGGACTGTGAGTGGCTCCAAataacacagtctgtccatcaTTACATCTGATGGTGATTATCGCTGAGATGACATTAAACAGTTAATCGATCACACGCTGCTGATTGATCCGTTTGTTTTGTGCTCCCGGCGGTCTCGGCGGGGCGGAGCAGTTCGTTCTCTAATCTGGTGACGGGcgttaaaacaaaacaaagccgctgaggtgtgtgtgcacccggGCTGAGGCTCCAGAGCTCCGGCCCGGATAATGACCCAAACCCCCCCTAGGAGTCGGTTCCGTTAGTTCTCGCACTGGTTATTCACAGAACCCGGTCGCAGCGCTGTGGTGTTTACCTCCGCAGACAGTCTGCGCCTGTTAGCACGCTAGCTGGCTGCACTAAAGTTACAGGTGTACCGTCTGAAACCGTGACCCCTGAAatcctgtgtccctccacctCAGCCCCACTCCACCCCGCGGACCGGCCGCGTGCAGCCCGCACACGGTGGAACTGGTTCACCGGGTACCAGCCCCGGGTTAACCGCTGCTAACTAGCTTAAGTTAGCTTTAGCTTGGGGTTCGGGCAAGGCGCGGCAGGACTCCCACGGGTCCAGACGCTCGCTACGTCCACGGGGACCTTAGTGCCGCCGTGCTGAAAAgttgtgtgatgctgtgtgcgTGTTGTGTAGCGCTGAAACACCATGAGTGCAGCCTGCAGGGTCAGGCAGGAGTCAGTCATAACACCGGCCTGCCGCTCCCTCATCCGCGCCTCACGCAGCCGCAAAGTTGGAACACAACTTTCCAAGCCGCCAACTCCAGAAAAACTCCGCCTAAGTTCCTCTCACCGGCCCCGAAACACCGGCCGGTCTCTGGTTTGGGGGGCACCGGCTCACTCACCGGCCCGGGTGGTGTCCGTCAGATCGTGGTTAGCGGCGCTCCGGGGAAACTCCTTCAGCTTCCTGCCGCTGAGGTTCAGGCACCCAGTAGCCGAGGCTTCGTCCAGCGCCCGGTCCAAAGAACGGTTCCAGGAGGCCGGGCCCGCCGGTCCTAGACCGTTAGTGTTTCCAGGTAAAGCATTCCCGGTGCCGCTGCCGCCTCCGACCGTGAAGTTGAGTCCGGGGAGGTCCGCAGACCCCAGCAACACCGAGGCCGCCATTACACACTCCGGCTGTTAGCTGTTGGTGCTAACGGCTAACTCCCACCCTAAAGTCCAGAGGTGAGCATGCGCACTGCGGCGCTGAGAGCCGGACAGCACGCCTGGTGTAATACTGCAGGAGCTGAGCCTGAGGGGCCACTGCGAGTTCCTGCTGCCCACACAGGGACCTTCACCACATCCAGGTACTCACAACCAACTGTCACATCCATCCAGGTACTCACAACCAACCGTCACATCCATCCAGGTACTCACAACCAACTGTCACATCCATCCAGGTACTCACAACCAACCGTCACCACATCCAGG
Protein-coding sequences here:
- the LOC114445276 gene encoding leucine-rich repeat and calponin homology domain-containing protein 3-like isoform X2; its protein translation is MAASVLLGSADLPGLNFTVGGGSGTGNALPGNTNGLGPAGPASWNRSLDRALDEASATGCLNLSGRKLKEFPRSAANHDLTDTTRADLSRNRLSDLPLEVCLFVSLESLNLYQNCLRSLPEGLLNLQALTYLNLSRNQLSVLPVVVCSLPLKVLIACNNKLVSLPEELGQLRHLTELDVSCNEIQALPSQVGQLEALRDLNIRRNHLVTLPPELADLPLVRLDFSCNKVTCIPVCYRRLAQLQAIVLDNNPLQTPPAQICIKGKVHIFKYLNMEASKTTPDLPDYDRRPLTSCVDELYPSRPYGALDSGFNSVDSGDKRWLGNEPSDELSELPQRVAEISREPRQRGGGGGAALANGTYVELEQIDFIDSCVGEEEEEEGRSRGRGDSSSLSSQFMAYIERRITREGSPVKSSLSRTEDARKHNRSVVDGITAPSVSQSQRGGGVERMRREAQLAAQRYDEERHKTRPLHRDVATTYSKHKAALSPKSSPDSENVYPSRRSTHTDDSALFMGEDRAALSPTANQSPSYPGPVGVASCRAASVRPESFLYRLGQKEEKRKADTVAAPQSQEEAPSAPPLVGQDAELVEQLRKNIEARLKVSLPSDLAAALTDGVVLCHLANHVRPRSVPSIHVPSPAVPKLTMAKCRRNVENFLEACRRIGVPQSQLCLPLHILEEQGLPQVAGTVSALLDLAPPRHTSTSTSSAAPGPSVTM
- the LOC114445276 gene encoding leucine-rich repeat and calponin homology domain-containing protein 3-like isoform X1, whose amino-acid sequence is MAASVLLGSADLPGLNFTVGGGSGTGNALPGNTNGLGPAGPASWNRSLDRALDEASATGCLNLSGRKLKEFPRSAANHDLTDTTRADLSRNRLSDLPLEVCLFVSLESLNLYQNCLRSLPEGLLNLQALTYLNLSRNQLSVLPVVVCSLPLKVLIACNNKLVSLPEELGQLRHLTELDVSCNEIQALPSQVGQLEALRDLNIRRNHLVTLPPELADLPLVRLDFSCNKVTCIPVCYRRLAQLQAIVLDNNPLQTPPAQICIKGKVHIFKYLNMEASKTTPDLPDYDRRPLTSCVDELYPSRPYGALDSGFNSVDSGDKRWLGNEPSDELSELPQRVAEISREPRQRGGGGGAALANGTYVELEQIDFIDSCVGEEEEEEGRSRGRGDSSSLSSQFMAYIERRITREGSPVKSSLSRTEDARKHNRSVVDGITAPSVSQSQRGGGVERMRREAQLAAQRYDEERHKTRPLHRDVATTYSKHKAALSPKSSPDSENVYPSRRSTHTDDSALFMQGEDRAALSPTANQSPSYPGPVGVASCRAASVRPESFLYRLGQKEEKRKADTVAAPQSQEEAPSAPPLVGQDAELVEQLRKNIEARLKVSLPSDLAAALTDGVVLCHLANHVRPRSVPSIHVPSPAVPKLTMAKCRRNVENFLEACRRIGVPQSQLCLPLHILEEQGLPQVAGTVSALLDLAPPRHTSTSTSSAAPGPSVTM
- the LOC114445276 gene encoding leucine-rich repeat and calponin homology domain-containing protein 3-like isoform X5; protein product: MEASKTTPDLPDYDRRPLTSCVDELYPSRPYGALDSGFNSVDSGDKRWLGNEPSDELSELPQRVAEISREPRQRGGGGGAALANGTYVELEQIDFIDSCVGEEEEEEGRSRGRGDSSSLSSQFMAYIERRITREGSPVKSSLSRTEDARKHNRSVVDGITAPSVSQSQRGGGVERMRREAQLAAQRYDEERHKTRPLHRDVATTYSKHKAALSPKSSPDSENVYPSRRSTHTDDSALFMQGEDRAALSPTANQSPSYPGPVGVASCRAASVRPESFLYRLGQKEEKRKADTVAAPQSQEEAPSAPPLVGQDAELVEQLRKNIEARLKVSLPSDLAAALTDGVVLCHLANHVRPRSVPSIHVPSPAVPKLTMAKCRRNVENFLEACRRIGVPQSQLCLPLHILEEQGLPQVAGTVSALLDLAPPRHTSTSTSSAAPGPSVTM
- the LOC114445276 gene encoding leucine-rich repeat and calponin homology domain-containing protein 3-like isoform X4, which translates into the protein MAASVLLGSADLPGLNFTVGGGSGTGNALPGNTNGLGPAGPASWNRSLDRALDEASATGCLNLSGRKLKEFPRSAANHDLTDTTRADLSRNRLSDLPLEVCLFVSLESLNLYQNCLRSLPEGLLNLQALTYLNLSRNQLSVLPVVVCSLPLKVLIACNNKLVSLPEELGQLRHLTELDVSCNEIQALPSQVGQLEALRDLNIRRNHLVTLPPELADLPLVRLDFSCNKVTCIPVCYRRLAQLQAIVLDNNPLQTPPAQICIKGKVHIFKYLNMEASKTTPDLPDYDRRPLTSCVDELYPSRPYGALDSGFNSVDSGDKRWLGNEPSDELSELPQRVAEISREPRQRGGGGGAALANGTYVELEQIDFIDSCVGEEEEEEGRSRGRGDSSSLSSQFMAYIERRITREGSPVKSSLSRTEDARKHNRSVVDGITAPSVSQSQRGGGVERMRREAQLAAQRYDEERHKTRPLHRDVATTYSKHKAALSPKSSPDSEGEDRAALSPTANQSPSYPGPVGVASCRAASVRPESFLYRLGQKEEKRKADTVAAPQSQEEAPSAPPLVGQDAELVEQLRKNIEARLKVSLPSDLAAALTDGVVLCHLANHVRPRSVPSIHVPSPAVPKLTMAKCRRNVENFLEACRRIGVPQSQLCLPLHILEEQGLPQVAGTVSALLDLAPPRHTSTSTSSAAPGPSVTM